In Mercenaria mercenaria strain notata chromosome 15, MADL_Memer_1, whole genome shotgun sequence, a single genomic region encodes these proteins:
- the LOC123552412 gene encoding arylalkylamine N-acetyltransferase 1-like, translated as MENISDQQILQALKKTQEEFRFPDAKLELISEECFPDMFKALKECFLTDEPLEKSLEMSWSSDVEDLWLSALRYRMSLMVVNENNGDIMGMRVIRVTKQSDHFNIDEIKDEKVRKIVDFFEYSSENFNFFAKYSISEMFEFFGLGVMPKYRRHGLGTLLVETGVKFLCNLQKPCYIKGSASSNYSKKIFEKCGFEMLAEFQFEDYKVDGKVVFDSTGEHKSLKVYGKCLK; from the exons ATGGAAAATATTTCGGATCAGCAAATTCTACAG GCATTAAAGAAAACTCAGGAAGAATTTCGTTTTCCAGACGCTAAACTCGAACTGATTTCGGAGGAATGTTTCCCAGATATGTTTAAGGCACTCAAAGAATGTTTCTTGACCGACGAACCACTAGAAAAGTCATTAGAAATGTCATGGAGTTCGGATGTGGAAGACCTCTGGCTATCTGCATTAAGATATAGAATGTCGCTTATGGTCGTTAATGAGAATAATGGAGACATAATGGGTATGCGCGTGATACGTGTCACAAAGCAGTCGGATCACTTCAACATTGACGAAATCAAAGatgaaaaagttagaaaaatcgTAGACTTCTTTGAATATTCGTCAGAAAACTTTAATTTCTTTGCGAAATATAGCATTTcggaaatgtttgaattttttgGCCTTGGTGTGATGCCAAAATATAGGAGACATGGTCTTGGAACACTTCTGGTGGAAACGGGTGTGAAATTTCTGTGCAACCTACAAAAGCCATGCTATATTAAAGGATCAGCCTCGTCTAACTATTctaagaagatatttgaaaaatgcGGTTTTGAAATGCTAGCAGAGTTCCAATTTGAAGATTATAAAGTTGATGGAAAAGTTGTTTTTGATAGCACGGGGGAGCATAAGTCGCTCAAAGTAtatggaaaatgtttaaaatag
- the LOC123552420 gene encoding uncharacterized protein LOC123552420 has protein sequence MEHFSYQQILQALKKTQEEFRFPGTKLELISEERFPDIFKAVEECFLTDEPLGKSMEMSWSSDAENLWLSALRYRMSLMAVNEKNGDIVGFRVIRVTKQSDHFNNDEIKDENVRKIVDLLEYSSKNFNFFANYDISEMFEFFGLGVIPEYRRHGLGTQV, from the exons ATGGAACATTTTTCGTATCAGCAAATTCTACAG GCATTAAAGAAAACCCAGGAAGAATTTCGTTTTCCAGGCACTAAACTCGAACTGATTTCGGAGGAACGTTTCCCAGATATATTTAAGGCAGTTGAGGAATGTTTCTTGACCGACGAACCACTAGGAAAGTCAATGGAAATGTCCTGGAGTTCGGATGCGGAGAACCTCTGGCTATCAGCCTTAAGATATAGAATGTCACTTATGGCCGTTAATGAGAAAAATGGAGACATCGTGGGCTTTCGCGTGATACGTGTCACAAAGCAGTCGGATCACTTCAACAATGATGAAATCAAAGATGAAAACGTTAGAAAAATAGTAGACCTCTTGGAATATTCCTCAAAAAACTTTAATTTCTTTGCGAATTAtgacatttcagaaatgtttgaatttttcGGTCTTGGCGTGATACCAGAATACAGGAGACATGGTCTTGGAACACAGGTGTGA